The following proteins come from a genomic window of Halomarina ordinaria:
- a CDS encoding DUF7563 family protein produces MPECQNCGSFVTTAYARVFTPDDVESPRVCPNCEDKIRDGAGVREARSTRRV; encoded by the coding sequence ATGCCGGAATGCCAGAACTGCGGTTCTTTCGTGACGACAGCGTACGCACGAGTCTTCACGCCGGACGATGTCGAGAGCCCGCGGGTCTGCCCCAACTGTGAGGACAAGATCCGCGACGGCGCGGGCGTACGCGAGGCGCGCTCGACTCGACGGGTCTGA
- a CDS encoding ketopantoate reductase family protein, with the protein MDVVVFGAGSLGSLVGGLLAREHDVTLVGRAAHVERVRASGLRIEGEVEATVHPAARTTLPARADLALVTVKSFDTERAARALARCDVPTVLSLQNGLDNEATLAAHLDGRTVLAGTCTYGARLLGPGRVACTGVGEVALGAREGGPSVAADRTGRAFERAGVEHVVAEDMPRRVWEKLAVNAGVNAATALARVPNGALSDPPGRDVAHAAAREVAQSARGEGIDLTEARAVASVDRVVRATASNRSSMLQDVERGTRTEIDAINGRIAGPDAPVNATLAALVRTWEDAEGLRES; encoded by the coding sequence ATGGACGTCGTCGTGTTCGGGGCCGGCAGTCTCGGGAGCCTCGTCGGTGGCCTGCTCGCGCGCGAACACGACGTCACGCTCGTCGGGCGCGCCGCACACGTCGAGCGCGTCCGGGCGTCGGGCCTGCGAATCGAGGGCGAGGTCGAGGCGACCGTCCACCCCGCCGCGCGGACGACGCTCCCGGCCCGCGCGGACCTCGCGCTCGTCACCGTGAAGTCGTTCGACACGGAGCGCGCCGCACGCGCGCTCGCTCGGTGCGACGTGCCGACGGTCCTCTCGCTCCAGAACGGCCTCGACAACGAGGCGACCCTCGCGGCCCACCTCGACGGGAGGACGGTGCTCGCGGGGACCTGCACCTACGGCGCGCGCCTGCTCGGCCCCGGCCGGGTCGCCTGTACGGGCGTCGGCGAGGTGGCGCTCGGCGCGCGCGAGGGCGGACCCTCGGTCGCCGCCGACCGGACGGGTCGGGCGTTCGAGCGGGCGGGGGTCGAGCACGTCGTCGCCGAGGACATGCCCCGGCGCGTGTGGGAAAAACTCGCCGTCAACGCCGGCGTCAATGCCGCGACGGCGCTCGCGCGCGTCCCGAACGGCGCGCTCTCCGACCCGCCCGGTCGCGACGTGGCGCACGCGGCCGCCCGAGAGGTCGCCCAGTCGGCCCGAGGCGAGGGCATCGACCTCACCGAGGCGCGGGCCGTCGCGAGCGTCGACCGTGTCGTCCGTGCGACGGCCTCGAACCGCTCCTCGATGCTTCAGGACGTCGAGCGAGGGACGCGAACGGAAATCGACGCCATCAACGGCCGAATCGCGGGACCCGACGCGCCGGTGAACGCGACGCTCGCGGCTCTCGTCCGGACCTGGGAGGACGCGGAAGGACTGCGGGAGTCGTAG